A genomic window from Vanessa tameamea isolate UH-Manoa-2023 chromosome 7, ilVanTame1 primary haplotype, whole genome shotgun sequence includes:
- the LOC113395723 gene encoding protoporphyrinogen oxidase translates to MAAILGGGLGGLSTGYYLLKNNITNNSNLKLFLVEATDYCGGWIKSIKTRDYIFEQGPRTIRPRGITGLNTLNMLQDLGLSEHISYIKPDHPAARNRMIYVNNTLYSLPSSLKGVFQKNEPFSKPLIYAALNDLKQPQKELKDDSIYNFVERRFGKEVADYAISPMICGICAGDAKEISVKFLMKTLFEYEQSYGGVVKGVMKSMFKPKNEETLELGELAKRAQEEKWNIYTIKGGLDTFPLVMKQYLKDNDVDIHLNTKVEEIEFIDSSMVQLKKSNGETISASHVYSSVPSHILAKLISKQHPQLSQLLSETPFVTVGIVNLYFATEKPLIEPAFGFLVPPIENSPILGVVFDSCCIPDQNGTVLTVMLGGRWFNEKFGSDVTKDRLLEIAVKEIKSILKIEDKVTAYNVGILDKCIPQYIIGHYDRVDRIRDYIQNKNLPISLVGSSYDGVGINDVIYSAKTQVEKDVTK, encoded by the coding sequence atgGCGGCCATTCTCGGAGGAGGACTCGGTGGTTTATCAACAGGttattatttgcttaaaaataatataacaaataatagtaatttaaaattatttctcgtCGAGGCAACTGACTATTGTGGGGGATGGATAAAGTCAATCAAAACAAGGGACTATATATTCGAACAAGGCCCAAGAACGATTAGGCCTAGAGGAATAACTGGTCTCAACACATTAAATATGCTACAGGATTTGGGCCTCAGCGAGCATATTTCCTATATAAAGCCCGACCATCCTGCAGCAAGAAATAGAATGATATATGTTAACAATACTCTTTACTCGTTACCTTCTAGTTTAAAAGGTGTGTTTCAAAAAAATGAACCATTTTCAAAGCCTCTTATTTACGCAGCACTTAATGACTTAAAACAGCCTCAAAAAGAGTTAAAAGatgattctatttataattttgttgaaaGGAGATTTGGTAAAGAGGTTGCAGATTATGCAATCTCGCCAATGATTTGCGGTATTTGTGCGGGAGACGCTAAGGAAATATCTGTTAAATTTCTCATGAAAACATTATTTGAATATGAACAAAGTTACGGTGGAGTTGTAAAAGGTGTCATGAAATCTATGTTTAAACCAAAAAATGAGGAGACGTTAGAATTAGGCGAATTAGCTAAAAGAGCACAAGAAGAGAAGTggaatatttacacaattaaaggGGGTCTCGATACCTTTCCTTTGGTCATGAAACAGTACCTGAAAGATAATGATGTTGATATACACTTAAATACCAAAGTCGAAGAAATAGAATTTATAGATTCTAGTATGGTTcaacttaaaaaaagtaatggAGAAACAATTTCTGCGAGTCATGTGTATTCGTCTGTGCCATCACATATTTTAGCTAAGTTAATCTCAAAACAACATCCACAACTATCACAACTCTTGAGCGAGACACCATTTGTGACAGTtggtattgtaaatttatattttgcaacAGAAAAACCTTTGATTGAACCTGCTTTCGGTTTTCTTGTGCCTCCAATTGAAAATTCACCAATCTTGGGGGTAGTTTTTGATTCATGTTGCATCCCTGATCAAAATGGTACTGTCTTAACCGTTATGTTGGGTGGTAGATGGTTTAATGAGAAATTTGGCTCTGATGTAACAAAAGATAGATTGTTAGAAATAGCTGTGAaagaaatcaaatcaattctAAAAATAGAGGATAAAGTCACAGCTTACAATGTAGGTATTTTAGATAAATGTATACCTCAATATATAATTGGACATTATGACAGAGTAGATAGAATTAGAGACTACATACAGAATAAAAATTTGCCGATATCTTTAGTTGGGAGTAGTTATGACGGAGTTGGTATTAATGATGTTATTTATTCAGCTAAAACACAAGTTGAAAAAGATGttactaaataa
- the LOC113395727 gene encoding dynactin subunit 4, which translates to MAYLTQPDYIKYVCSCGQLKPITNLYFCRHCLKIRCGFCICHEVDSHYCANCLENMPSSEARLKKNRCSSCFDCPSCFHTLSTRATIAQPRQDPAAGDAKIENKQPKKMYYLSCFNCRWTSRDVGIPDQPVASGGWPERTNPFAARVNQLLDYYKAIAQQEKQEKLDRERKKFAIRGKYMNLTDKTGLTGAMARNIAGLASSESSSSAIANFVPSQASEEVEELPEDYHTQEVNLKQITSMRQRLRAAEWQPRSAARLQPAARALSVKRSQRCRACDHNLTKPEYNPGSVKFKIELLAYYHVPEVKIISYETVKPGETTALLLKLTNPTAHEMQVRLLQPQDVPEVEEREEPKSIEKSLEKSLNLEKDSSWSKVLQRRAALPTACAVRAPDAALTLAQRDDAAEYDDDPQHDTSDIIMWRKSNKLALRLQVATAAGAAPGGPARAALALQYSYRNTVPPAAAAPAPRDHTLYTTLVIHLGTVAE; encoded by the exons ATGGCATATTTGACCCAACCGGActacattaaatatgtatgttctTGTGGACAGCTAAAACCTATAACCAATCTATATTTTTGCCGACATTGTTTGAAGATACGATGCGGTTTTTGCATTTGCCATGAA GTAGATTCGCACTACTGTGCAAATTGTCTTGAAAATATGCCATCTTCTGAAGCAAGGCTTAAGAAGAATCGATGTAGTAGCTGTTTTGACTGCCCCAGCTGTTTTCATACACTGTCAACACGTGCAACCATAGCACAACCACGGCAAGACCCTGCTGCTGGAGATGCAAAAATTGAAAACAAGCAACCCAAGAAAATGTACTATTTGTCATGTTTCAACTGTCGATGGACTTCTCGTGATGTTGGGATTCCTGATCAACCTGTCG catctGGGGGTTGGCCTGAGAGGACAAATCCTTTTGCGGCGCGAGTGAACCAACTCCTCGACTACTACAAGGCTATCGCTCAACAGGAGAAGCAAGAGAAGTTGGACAGAGAGAGAAAGAAGTTTGCGATCAGGGGGAAATACATGAACCTTACA GATAAAACAGGTTTGACTGGCGCAATGGCACGCAACATAGCAGGTTTGGCTTCTAGCGAGAGTTCATCGTCAGCTATTGCCAACTTCGTGCCAAGTCAAGCCAGCGAAGAAGTCGAAGAGCTGCCAGAAGACTATCACACTCAAGAGGTTAACTTAAAACAAA TAACGTCGATGCGGCAACGCCTGCGCGCGGCGGAGTGGCAACCTCGCAGCGCGGCGCGCCTGCAGCCCGCGGCGCGCGCGCTCAGCGTCAAGCGCAGCCAGCGCTGCCGCGCCTGCGACCACAACCTCACCAAGCCCGAGTACAACCCCGGCTCCGTCAAGTTCAAGATCGAGCTGCTCGCCTA ctaTCACGTCCCCGAAGTGAAAATCATCTCGTATGAAACGGTGAAACCGGGAGAGACTACAGCTTTACTGTTAAAGTTGACCAACCCAACCGCTCACGAGATGCAGGTGCGTCTGCTGCAGCCACAGGACGTCCCTGAAGTCGAGGAGAGGGAGGAACCCAAGAGCATCGAGAAATCGCTTGAGAAATCTCTGAATCTTGAAAag GACTCGTCGTGGAGCAAAGTGCTGCAGCGGCGCGCGGCGCTGCCGACGGCCTGCGCCGTGCGCGCGCCCGACGCCGCCCTCACGCTGGCGCAGCGCGACGACGCCGCCGAGTACGACGACGACCCGCAGCACGACACCAGCGA TATCATCATGTGGCGCAAGTCGAACAAGCTGGCGCTGCGGCTGCAGGTGGCgacggcggcgggcgcggcgccggGCGGGCCGGCGCGCGCGGCGCTGGCGCTGCAGTACTCGTACCGCAACACCGtgccgcccgccgccgccgcgcccgcgccgcgcgaCCACACGCTCTACACCACGCTCGTCATACACCTGGGCACCGTGGCCGAGTAG